From Gimesia panareensis, the proteins below share one genomic window:
- a CDS encoding sulfatase-like hydrolase/transferase, with the protein MLIRRIFLAALGAVFYLAATGISFAAKAETSGKPNIILVMADDQGWGDTGYNGHPFVKTPALDAMAKDGFVFDRFYAGAPVCSSTRASVMTGRNPNRAKVTNHGRYMRPHEQTIAETLKAAGYVTGIFGKAHLGSGQPDSPCNPSGMGFDEWVIGLNFFDNDPYLSRMGKIEHRKGKGSVILMDDTLDFLKKHKDGDQPIFTVVWFPSPHAPHAEVPEGPSLYKGKPQAAYYREITLLDQQVGRLRRALRDMGMAENTIVWYCSDNGGLNKETSGGREKKGSIYEGGLRVPGIIEWPAKKLKGRTSVPVATFDIYPTLLAMAGGDLYAPHPLDGMDVSGIIAGSVKERGKPMGFWHKLQGGQGTRSDQIQKAIMEKQQAGAPLPHDPVRMRKDVDEFPQFPENTTTGHAAWTDWPWKLHRINGTRFELYNLNDDPMETTDLSQDPEQAQRVKQMQQELDAWMRSVIRSINGKDYQGRK; encoded by the coding sequence ATGCTGATTCGACGCATTTTTTTAGCAGCGCTGGGAGCCGTATTTTATCTGGCTGCGACGGGAATCTCCTTCGCAGCCAAAGCGGAGACCTCGGGGAAACCCAACATCATTCTGGTGATGGCTGATGACCAGGGTTGGGGAGATACCGGCTATAATGGTCACCCGTTTGTCAAGACGCCGGCCCTCGATGCGATGGCAAAGGACGGGTTCGTGTTTGACCGCTTCTATGCCGGTGCGCCGGTCTGTTCATCGACCCGTGCCAGCGTGATGACCGGGCGGAATCCGAATCGGGCCAAAGTCACCAACCATGGCCGCTACATGCGCCCGCATGAGCAGACCATCGCTGAAACGCTGAAAGCGGCCGGATATGTCACTGGCATTTTCGGCAAAGCGCATCTGGGATCGGGACAGCCCGACTCGCCCTGTAATCCGAGTGGGATGGGATTCGATGAATGGGTGATCGGCCTCAACTTTTTCGACAACGATCCCTACCTGAGCCGAATGGGCAAGATCGAGCATCGCAAGGGAAAGGGCTCGGTCATCCTGATGGACGATACGCTCGACTTCCTCAAGAAACACAAGGACGGCGATCAGCCGATCTTTACGGTCGTCTGGTTCCCTTCTCCGCACGCCCCGCACGCGGAAGTGCCGGAAGGCCCCAGCCTTTACAAAGGCAAACCGCAGGCGGCGTACTACCGCGAGATCACGCTGCTGGATCAGCAGGTCGGTCGTCTGCGACGCGCACTCCGGGACATGGGCATGGCGGAGAACACCATCGTCTGGTACTGCAGCGATAATGGCGGGCTGAACAAGGAGACGTCCGGTGGCCGTGAGAAAAAGGGGAGCATCTACGAAGGAGGCCTGCGGGTGCCGGGGATCATCGAATGGCCTGCAAAAAAACTCAAAGGTCGCACCTCAGTCCCTGTGGCGACCTTTGATATCTATCCGACTCTCCTGGCGATGGCCGGGGGGGATTTATATGCGCCGCATCCGCTCGATGGCATGGACGTGAGCGGCATCATTGCGGGGTCAGTTAAAGAACGCGGTAAGCCGATGGGGTTCTGGCACAAATTACAGGGCGGGCAAGGCACCCGGAGCGACCAGATTCAGAAAGCGATCATGGAGAAGCAGCAGGCCGGTGCCCCCTTACCGCATGATCCCGTCAGAATGCGCAAAGATGTCGACGAATTCCCACAATTCCCAGAAAACACCACGACCGGGCATGCCGCCTGGACGGACTGGCCCTGGAAGCTGCATCGCATCAACGGTACCAGATTTGAACTCTACAATTTGAACGATGACCCGATGGAGACAACCGATCTTTCCCAGGATCCAGAACAGGCCCAACGGGTGAAACAGATGCAGCAGGAGTTGGATGCCTGGATGCGGTCTGTGATCCGCAGCATTAATGGAAAAGATTATCAGGGAAGGAAGTAA
- a CDS encoding DUF1559 domain-containing protein has product MSSQSRLRASHKGFTLIELLVVIAIIAILIALLLPAVQQAREAARRSQCKNNLKQIGLGIANYESTYSKFPTSGEYTDERNKTRRMMPVSMHVAILPYVDQAPLATKWNFNYHYTNSVNAGLCKTKLAVYVCPSSSMTQVDTLQYGITDYMPIAYCDLDPTTGVRNPSSSSSLGADRCGALGPYNPITVAIDGLSNTITVIEDGNRPTQTAGHYNQQSKIVGGATGLDTTQLFATADVVPGSFGGPYGAPNRWADPDNGSGVSGPPTLSTSNRQNIINNNKAPIGGPASCPWGQNNCGPNDEPFSAHVGGCHALLGDGSVHFLSENIDVHIIRRLCNPKDGEVVGEY; this is encoded by the coding sequence ATGAGTTCACAGTCCCGGCTGCGCGCTAGCCACAAAGGTTTTACGTTGATTGAATTGCTGGTGGTGATTGCTATTATCGCCATCCTGATCGCACTGTTGCTCCCCGCTGTTCAGCAGGCGCGTGAAGCCGCTCGCCGTTCGCAGTGCAAAAACAATTTGAAGCAGATCGGTTTGGGAATCGCTAACTACGAATCAACCTATTCCAAATTCCCGACGTCCGGTGAATACACCGATGAACGCAACAAAACCCGTCGCATGATGCCGGTTTCGATGCACGTTGCAATCCTGCCCTACGTCGACCAGGCTCCTCTGGCTACGAAGTGGAACTTCAACTACCACTACACAAACTCCGTCAATGCCGGGTTGTGTAAGACGAAACTGGCGGTCTATGTTTGTCCGTCCAGCTCGATGACTCAGGTTGATACCCTCCAATACGGAATCACCGACTACATGCCGATTGCTTACTGCGATCTCGACCCGACTACGGGAGTGCGGAATCCAAGTTCAAGTAGTTCATTGGGCGCTGACCGCTGTGGTGCTCTGGGACCTTATAATCCCATTACGGTCGCCATCGACGGCTTGAGTAACACCATTACCGTAATCGAAGACGGAAACCGTCCGACCCAGACTGCCGGACACTACAACCAGCAGTCCAAAATCGTAGGTGGTGCCACTGGTCTGGATACAACTCAGTTGTTCGCCACAGCCGACGTGGTCCCCGGATCCTTTGGTGGACCTTACGGTGCTCCCAACCGCTGGGCTGACCCCGATAACGGTAGCGGTGTTTCCGGTCCTCCGACTTTGAGCACTTCCAATCGGCAGAACATCATCAACAACAACAAGGCTCCCATTGGTGGCCCCGCCTCTTGTCCCTGGGGACAGAATAACTGCGGACCCAACGATGAACCGTTCAGTGCCCATGTTGGTGGTTGTCACGCTCTGCTGGGCGACGGCAGTGTTCACTTCCTGTCGGAAAACATTGACGTCCACATTATCCGCCGCCTCTGTAATCCCAAAGACGGCGAAGTGGTCGGCGAGTACTAA
- a CDS encoding fatty acid cis/trans isomerase has product MNNKNRFIGVVLLLLLIAGAIGGAILWQQVEQQSAWQPFVLTPNTYPDSTGSHIDGNFYLDKIQPIFNKRCIVCHGCLDSPCLLKLTCYEGLLRGARKGNPDGTHLFAEKPVRLYDQPSLAAWREQGFCSVVEQQGPPEERPGKSILFRMLVAGTEHNQPPFDLKSLEPVYQSINKHICPCEQGIDAYLKQRPTAGMPFGMPALSADENQLFSEWITAGSPGPTADAMAKLQKLAHPEVIARWEAFLNQEAKLSPLVSRFIFEHTFLATLHFEESPGEYFRLVRSTTPPIQTKTDEGGKQVVIPNPIHEIKTARPYDTPYLKGVDKIYYRLKKVTETRVQKSLFIWQLSDAKLKRLDELFFQVEPVTGKSLTPGYDSHNPFEVFQAIPARSRAQFLVENSHLIVSGMIRGPVCVGNLATYAIKDNFWVFFVDPAHDPSVLKPDLGLQSWDEFMDYGVVGNTKYSEAYVRTLNQYKPTGYGIEDLWDGNQQNSNAWLTILRNETNATVLRGRQGGIPPTFWLIDYSGFERLYYSLVVNYQYYGSVAQKLATWQFMSHLRQEFEDNFLRLLPVDDRQKYRDLWTRGIGQSLIFRMPFPGEKAGQGLDVTGPDPISGVLSQIQHRFTQAVSGPPDLLNTGDKPDVKLADPVSDFEGWEAAVSTLTMRTQLKFTQFMPSTTFVRVTKGGEHRVYSLVANRSYAFNNVVFDENGARQPELDTMSVYRGLVGDFPNLIIDLKIKDVAAFLTELNDVSTPEKWTAWKNRYGTHRNTAAFWPMLDWLTDWNFQNRQPDAGYFDLKYYMLLDSKY; this is encoded by the coding sequence TTGAATAACAAGAATCGCTTTATCGGTGTTGTGCTGCTCCTCCTGTTGATCGCCGGTGCGATCGGGGGCGCCATTCTCTGGCAGCAGGTGGAACAGCAGTCCGCCTGGCAACCATTCGTGCTGACGCCAAACACGTATCCGGATTCAACAGGCTCACACATCGACGGCAACTTCTATCTCGACAAAATTCAGCCGATCTTCAATAAGCGTTGCATTGTCTGTCATGGCTGCCTCGACTCGCCCTGTCTGCTCAAGCTCACCTGTTACGAAGGACTGCTCCGCGGGGCCCGCAAAGGCAATCCTGACGGCACACACCTGTTTGCGGAAAAGCCGGTCCGTCTGTATGACCAGCCCTCCCTGGCAGCCTGGCGCGAGCAGGGCTTCTGCAGTGTCGTCGAACAACAGGGCCCCCCTGAGGAACGGCCCGGGAAGAGCATTCTGTTTCGCATGCTGGTCGCCGGCACCGAACATAACCAGCCCCCCTTCGATCTCAAATCGCTCGAACCGGTGTACCAGTCCATCAACAAACACATTTGCCCGTGCGAACAGGGTATCGACGCCTATCTCAAACAGCGACCCACCGCCGGGATGCCCTTCGGGATGCCGGCCCTGTCGGCAGACGAGAATCAACTTTTTTCCGAATGGATCACAGCTGGCTCACCCGGCCCCACGGCAGACGCAATGGCCAAGCTTCAGAAACTGGCTCATCCGGAGGTCATCGCCCGCTGGGAAGCCTTCCTGAACCAGGAAGCCAAACTCTCGCCCCTGGTCAGCCGCTTTATCTTCGAACACACCTTCCTGGCGACACTGCATTTTGAGGAATCGCCGGGCGAATACTTCCGCCTCGTCCGTTCCACCACACCCCCGATCCAGACAAAAACCGATGAGGGCGGCAAGCAGGTCGTCATACCGAATCCAATACACGAGATCAAGACGGCCCGCCCTTACGACACGCCGTATCTCAAGGGAGTCGACAAGATCTATTACCGCCTGAAAAAGGTCACCGAAACGCGGGTCCAGAAGTCCCTCTTCATCTGGCAGCTGAGCGACGCCAAACTCAAACGACTCGACGAACTCTTTTTCCAGGTCGAACCGGTAACCGGGAAGAGTCTGACGCCCGGCTATGACAGCCACAACCCCTTCGAAGTCTTCCAGGCGATCCCCGCGCGGTCGCGTGCTCAGTTTCTCGTCGAAAATTCGCACCTGATTGTCAGCGGCATGATTCGCGGACCGGTCTGCGTCGGGAACCTGGCGACCTATGCCATCAAAGATAATTTCTGGGTCTTCTTCGTCGATCCCGCACATGATCCCTCCGTACTGAAACCGGATCTCGGTCTCCAGTCGTGGGATGAATTCATGGACTATGGCGTCGTGGGAAACACGAAATACAGTGAAGCCTATGTCCGGACGCTCAATCAATACAAGCCGACCGGTTATGGGATCGAAGATCTCTGGGACGGGAATCAGCAAAACTCGAACGCCTGGTTGACCATCCTTCGCAATGAAACCAACGCCACTGTTCTCCGGGGGCGACAGGGGGGCATCCCGCCCACCTTCTGGCTGATCGACTACAGCGGCTTCGAACGCCTCTACTACTCCCTGGTGGTCAACTATCAATACTATGGCAGTGTCGCACAGAAACTGGCCACCTGGCAATTCATGAGCCATCTGCGGCAGGAATTCGAAGACAACTTTCTCCGCCTGCTGCCGGTCGACGATCGTCAGAAATACCGCGACCTCTGGACGCGCGGCATCGGACAGAGTCTGATCTTCAGGATGCCGTTTCCCGGTGAAAAAGCCGGCCAGGGGCTCGACGTCACAGGTCCGGACCCCATCTCGGGTGTGCTCAGCCAAATTCAGCACCGCTTCACACAAGCTGTCAGCGGTCCCCCCGATCTGCTCAATACCGGGGATAAGCCGGATGTCAAACTGGCGGACCCGGTCAGTGACTTTGAGGGCTGGGAGGCAGCAGTCTCCACTCTCACTATGCGCACGCAGTTGAAGTTCACTCAATTTATGCCCAGCACCACTTTCGTCCGAGTGACCAAAGGGGGAGAGCACCGCGTCTACTCGCTGGTCGCCAACCGTTCGTATGCCTTCAACAACGTCGTCTTCGATGAAAACGGCGCCCGGCAGCCCGAACTGGATACCATGAGCGTCTACCGCGGCCTGGTCGGCGACTTCCCCAATCTGATCATCGATCTGAAAATCAAAGATGTCGCGGCGTTTCTCACCGAACTGAATGACGTCTCCACTCCCGAAAAGTGGACTGCCTGGAAAAACAGGTACGGCACCCACCGCAACACGGCCGCTTTCTGGCCCATGCTCGACTGGTTGACCGACTGGAACTTCCAGAACCGCCAGCCCGACGCCGGCTACTTCGATTTGAAATACTATATGCTCCTCGATTCCAAATATTGA